The following coding sequences lie in one Vanacampus margaritifer isolate UIUO_Vmar chromosome 16, RoL_Vmar_1.0, whole genome shotgun sequence genomic window:
- the LOC144036094 gene encoding uncharacterized protein LOC144036094 isoform X2, whose product MDILRRSGYSLTTEKVIGTVFHPQKTSKIVDRAHSDVPLQRRQRELQLRVTLLRVSRIKVHQPVDPRKNIPKNLAGMKQAGSQTPSPLLWSQDQEVPQQS is encoded by the exons atggatattcttcggaggagtgggtacagtctgaccacggagaaagtgattgggacagtatttcatccgcagaagacgtcgaag atcgtggatcgtgctcacagcgacgtcccactgcaaagacgacaaagagag ctgcagctcagagtgacgctcctcagagtgagcagaataaaggtccatcaaccagtggatccaagaaaaaac atccccaaaaatctggctggcatgaagcaggctggcagccaaactccttcccctttactgtggagccaggaccaagaggtgccgcagcagagctga
- the LOC144036094 gene encoding uncharacterized protein LOC144036094 isoform X1, producing the protein MATDGKKQTTLDRFFGKGEAPTSAKVHHYDDRDDDGDKEVDAEAAALTRRQLRSRPQASEASGASAGKRRARPSTSAREDVQSDEGDDDGNNEVDAEVAALTWRQLRPRVKASEASGASAGKRGARPSTSPHEDVQSDDDEEYPESDGYSSEEWVQSDHGESDWDSISSAEDVEDRGSCSQRRPTAKTTKRAQSDAPQSEQNKGPSTSGSKKKHPQKSGWHEAGWQPNSFPFTVEPGPRGAAAELNSTRPVDFLQLFITDELLQHIADQTNLFARQSMQKRAESLPHCRSRAWKPVSVSELKTFFALQFLTGYINKPSIEMYWTQDEIETTPFFSRAMPRNRFQLIWSFLHFNDNETAHSSDDKLFKIRPVFNHVVNKFKELFQPGRNICIDEGMMSFQGRLSFKVYNPQKQVKYGIKSYILCDSQTG; encoded by the exons atggcgaccgacggtaagaagcagaccacgcttgatagattttttggaaaaggagaagcaccaaccagtgctaaagtgcaccattatgatgaccgcgatgatgatggtgataaggaggttgacgccgaagctgcagcgttgacgcggcggcagcttcgttcacgtcctcaggcctcagaggctagcggtgctagcgccggaaaacgtcgtgcacgaccgagcacttctgcacgcgaggacgttcaatccgacgaaggtgatgatgatggcaacaatgaggttgatgccgaagttgcagcgttgacgtggcggcagcttcgaccgcgtgttaaggcctcggaggctagcggtgctagcgccggaaaacgtggtgcacgaccgagcacttctccgcacgaggacgttcaatcggacgacgacgaagagtatcctgagtccgatggatattcttcggaggagtgggtacagtctgaccacggagaaagtgattgggacagtatttcatccgcagaagacgtcgaag atcgtggatcgtgctcacagcgacgtcccactgcaaagacgacaaagagag ctcagagtgacgctcctcagagtgagcagaataaaggtccatcaaccagtggatccaagaaaaaac atccccaaaaatctggctggcatgaagcaggctggcagccaaactccttcccctttactgtggagccaggaccaagaggtgccgcagcagagctgaattcaacccggccagttgacttcctgcagctcttcatcacagacgaacttctgcagcacattgctgatcagacaaacttatttgcacgtcagtcaatgcaaaaacgggctgaaagtctgccacactgcaggagtcgtgcttggaagccagtgtctgtgtctgagctcaaaacgttttttgcactccaattccttactgggtatataaacaagcccagtatcgaaatgtattggactcaggacgaaatagagacgacaccattcttcagtcgcgcaatgcctcgaaaccgcttccagctcatctggagtttcctgcacttcaacgacaacgagacggcacacagttcagacgacaaactatttaaaattcgtcctgtgttcaatcacgttgtaaacaagttcaaggaactgtttcaaccgggcaggaatatttgtattgatgagggaatgatgagtttccagggacgtctttcgttcaaagtgtacaacccccaaaagcaggtcaaatatgggatcaaatcatacattttgtgtgactcccaaaccggctaa